One window from the genome of Cucumis melo cultivar AY chromosome 12, USDA_Cmelo_AY_1.0, whole genome shotgun sequence encodes:
- the LOC103489293 gene encoding TIR-only protein-like: MQRYFSTVAKNYLTSSSKILSRRNDIRSLSRQCDVFINHRGVDTKRNIAGLLHDHFSRIGLRPFLDSKSMKPGDKLFGEIEEGIRSCKVGLAVFSPRYCESYFCLHELALMVENKKKIIPIFVDVRPSQLRVEYNYSCPKKELQRFNWALGEAKYTVGLTFDTVNGDWSELLRKASNAVIDNLIVGEGAGEMPDN; encoded by the exons ATGCAACGTTATTTTTCAACTGTGGCCAAAAACTACCTAACTTCCTCGTCCAAAATCCTCAGTCGTCGCAACGATATCCGATCCTTATCGCGCCAATGTGATGTCTTCATAAACCACCGTGGCGTCGACACGAAACGTAACATCGCCGGATTGCTTCATGACCATTTTTCTAGAATAGGTCTTCGCCCATTTTTAGATAGTAAGAGCATGAAACCGGGGGATAAATTGTTTGGTGAGATTGAAGAAGGTATTCGGAGTTGTAAGGTAGGACTCGCGGTGTTCTCACCACGGTATTGTGAATCCTATTTTTGTTTGCATGAACTTGCCCTAATGGTggagaacaaaaagaaaatcattcCAATTTTCGTGGACGTTCGACCGTCTCAACTTCGTGTTGAATACAACTATAGTTGCCCCAAGAAAGAGTTGCAAAGGTTCAACTGGGCACTTGGGGAAGCCAAATACACTGTTGGACTCACTTTCGACACTGTCAACGG GGATTGGTCGGAGCTGTTGAGGAAAGCTTCAAACGCCGTGATTGATAATCTAATCGTCGGCGAAGGGGCCGGAGAGATGCCGGATAATTAG